A genomic stretch from Bdellovibrio bacteriovorus includes:
- a CDS encoding substrate-binding periplasmic protein, producing the protein MKVIWALIQLLLLSSLSFAQTSSKSDLAVKEFTFITMEIPPFMSEAMPEQGAATYAIREIFKKLGYDFKVRFVPIMRTRTVGFDPTVTGFFPSFKDDDFLRGMVLSKTVYDTPWVIVERIDKPIQWEKPEDLAKYKGGNVNGYTIRSLLKTVHNQKKLNLEAAPDDALNILKLAKKRVDYIFIDAGVFKFLSAADPRVKEVAAQLRINPKIVMMNHYGVAFKTDPASQKLMAEFNNNVSASEFNMLVEKYFREKLK; encoded by the coding sequence ATGAAAGTCATATGGGCTCTAATACAGTTGTTGCTTCTTTCTTCTCTTAGCTTTGCGCAAACGTCTTCCAAGTCGGACCTCGCAGTTAAAGAATTTACTTTTATCACTATGGAGATTCCTCCATTTATGAGTGAGGCCATGCCCGAGCAAGGTGCGGCGACGTATGCCATTCGGGAAATCTTTAAGAAGCTAGGTTATGATTTTAAAGTTCGCTTCGTTCCTATTATGCGTACTCGCACTGTGGGTTTTGATCCTACGGTGACGGGTTTCTTTCCTTCTTTCAAAGATGACGATTTTTTGCGGGGAATGGTTTTATCTAAGACGGTGTACGATACTCCTTGGGTGATTGTTGAACGGATAGATAAACCCATTCAATGGGAAAAGCCTGAAGACCTAGCGAAATATAAAGGCGGTAACGTCAACGGCTACACAATTCGTTCTCTTCTAAAAACCGTGCATAACCAGAAGAAATTGAACTTAGAGGCCGCGCCCGATGATGCCCTCAACATTCTGAAACTTGCCAAGAAAAGAGTGGATTATATTTTCATCGACGCAGGAGTATTTAAATTTCTTTCTGCTGCAGATCCTCGAGTCAAAGAAGTCGCAGCCCAGCTTCGTATCAATCCCAAAATCGTTATGATGAATCATTATGGGGTGGCTTTTAAAACAGATCCGGCAAGCCAGAAGCTAATGGCGGAATTTAATAACAACGTCAGTGCCTCTGAATTTAATATGCTTGTAGAAAAATACTTCCGCGAAAAGCTCAAATAA
- a CDS encoding sigma-70 family RNA polymerase sigma factor gives MAKTKAQTPKKDAEKKPKIAKKASSGKAAPEKKVEPKSVVAEIVEDSSQEEFQPSTEAEKAYTVETPEEDFDIEEPQESKAVTVGSSKSITSSDPLVIYLNEIRRYKVLTKEEELALAKKYFEGKDPAAAEALVKANLRFVVKVAAEYSKFGAKMIDLIQEGNVGLMHAVRDFNPYKGARLITYAVWWIRGYIQEFLMRQYSMVRIGTTQNQRKLFYQLQKEKEALDAMGIEPNTALISSRLGIPEDEVRDMAMRMSGRDVSLDRPVDEDSGTSLGDLQKNMNDQPLDEMLAKEEQLSILKKKIEEIRPELSDREKIILDERILNDDPLTLQEIGEKYKITREAVRQMEARLLKKIKAKMEEDLKE, from the coding sequence ATGGCGAAAACAAAGGCTCAAACTCCAAAAAAGGACGCGGAAAAGAAGCCGAAGATTGCAAAAAAAGCATCTTCTGGAAAAGCCGCGCCTGAAAAAAAGGTCGAGCCGAAAAGTGTTGTCGCCGAAATCGTTGAAGATTCTTCACAGGAGGAATTTCAACCCTCAACAGAGGCTGAAAAAGCTTACACCGTTGAAACCCCCGAAGAGGATTTTGATATCGAAGAGCCGCAAGAGTCCAAAGCGGTCACTGTCGGCTCTTCCAAATCCATCACGTCATCCGACCCTTTGGTAATATACCTGAATGAAATTCGTCGATACAAAGTTTTGACCAAAGAAGAAGAACTGGCTTTAGCGAAAAAATATTTCGAAGGAAAAGATCCCGCCGCCGCCGAAGCTTTGGTGAAAGCCAATCTTCGTTTCGTGGTTAAGGTCGCCGCCGAGTATTCTAAATTCGGCGCAAAGATGATCGACCTTATCCAAGAAGGTAACGTCGGCTTGATGCACGCGGTTCGTGATTTCAATCCTTATAAAGGTGCACGTCTTATCACCTACGCAGTCTGGTGGATTCGCGGCTACATTCAAGAATTCCTGATGCGCCAATATTCCATGGTGCGCATCGGGACGACTCAGAACCAACGCAAACTTTTCTATCAGCTGCAAAAAGAAAAAGAAGCTCTAGATGCCATGGGTATTGAGCCAAACACGGCCCTCATCAGTTCTCGCTTGGGTATTCCTGAAGATGAAGTTCGCGATATGGCGATGCGTATGTCAGGCCGAGACGTCAGCTTAGATCGTCCGGTGGATGAAGATTCAGGAACAAGCCTTGGTGATCTTCAAAAAAACATGAATGATCAACCTCTGGACGAGATGTTGGCTAAAGAAGAGCAGCTCAGTATCTTAAAAAAGAAGATCGAAGAGATTCGCCCCGAGCTTTCGGATCGTGAAAAAATCATACTAGATGAGCGCATCTTGAATGACGATCCTTTGACATTGCAGGAAATCGGCGAAAAGTACAAAATCACTCGTGAGGCCGTTCGCCAAATGGAAGCGCGCCTGCTGAAAAAAATTAAAGCCAAAATGGAAGAGGACTTAAAAGAATGA
- a CDS encoding GFA family protein has translation MTYTGQCHCGNVKFEVEMNIETLVACNCSICKRKGHLLAFAPESNFKLLSGEASLKDYQFGKKSIHHYFCSNCGVGCFGAGTSPDGSKSRAINVRCLDGVDFTKFPVHNFDGASL, from the coding sequence ATGACCTACACAGGACAATGCCACTGCGGAAACGTGAAGTTCGAAGTTGAGATGAATATTGAAACTCTGGTTGCTTGCAACTGTTCCATCTGCAAACGCAAAGGCCATCTTTTAGCATTCGCTCCAGAATCTAATTTCAAACTTCTTTCTGGTGAAGCTTCATTGAAAGACTATCAGTTCGGCAAAAAATCCATTCACCATTATTTCTGCTCTAATTGCGGAGTGGGATGTTTTGGCGCCGGCACATCTCCGGATGGCTCAAAGTCGCGCGCAATCAACGTGCGTTGCCTCGATGGCGTCGACTTTACAAAATTCCCCGTGCACAACTTCGACGGCGCCAGCCTCTAA